The Acidobacteriota bacterium region TCGGAACACGCCCTTGTTGTCCGTCGGGACGACGTCGCCGGTCTCCAGAATCCTGACGTTCACGTCCTGGATGACCGTTCCGGTTTCCTTGTCCAGGACCCGGCCGGTCAGAGCACCGGCCAGAGCCGAACCGACAAGGATTCCGCAAGCCAGAGCCGCGAAGTAGAGAATTCGAAACATGATGACTGCCTGACTCATAGTTGATTTCTATTGCCGCCCAAGGTAGGGCAGGATCGGCCGGTTTTGTCACCGCGATGTCATCAAAATGGGTCTAACAGGTGCATTTTGTTACTTTTGTCACGAAGTCACCGGCCCTGCCGGTCGGGGCCGCCCTCTGGCGAAACCCGGGGTGTCTCGTGGCAGCTTAACGGGAGAACTTTTTGGCGGCCTTTTCCAGGTCGGGGTGACTCAGGGCAAGCAGTTGCTTGTCAATCGAGGCCATCAGGTCGGGCTCGAGAGTCGACAGCCGGCGGGCGAAGGTTCCGGATTCGATTTCGCGGTACAGGCGCGTCATCCTTTTTCTTACGGCTCCATCTATCAGCTTGGGGCCGGCCAGAATCGAGCCGTAGCGGGCGGTAGCGGAAATACGTCGCAACATACCTTCAATCCCGTGTTCCTTGATCAGGCGCACAATCAGGTCGAGCTGATACGCCACTTCCAGGTAGGCGTGCTCCGGCGGGAGCCCGTTTTCCACCAGAACCTCGAACCCGTTCTTGATCAGGGCCGACAGCCCGCCGCAGAGCACGGCCTGCTCGCCGAAAATGTCGCCGACCGCCTCGGCCGCGAAGGTGGTCTTCAGCAGTCGCTTCCGCTTTATCCCTATCGCGTCGGCCAAGCCAAAGACAGTGCGCAGGGCCTTGCCTGAATGGTTCCGGGCCACGGCATAGAAGGCCGAGACAGAGCGGTCCGTAAGGAATTTCTCCCTTAGAGCCACCCCGGGGGCGTGCGGTGCGATCAGCACGACATCACAGGCGGCGGGGGGTTTTACGAGTCCGAAATGCACCGACATCCCGTGCAGGAAGAGCAGCGTTGCGCCCGCCCTGAGGTTCTTCTCGATGTCCCGGCTGAATACACGACCGTGAAGATGATCGGGAAAGGCCATGCAGACAACATCAGCCACGCGCACGGCCTGCCCAATCGTGGTTATGGAGGCAAACCGGTCCTGTCGCGCGCGCCTGCGGGATTTCGACCCGGAGCGTAACCCCAGCGTTACGCTGAGCCCGGAGTCCCGCAGGTTCAGAGAGAGGGCCCGGCCCTGGGAACCGTAGCCGACCATGACCACGCGTTTTTTTTCCTTGTCTGGCAGAATCACGGCGGTAATATAGACATACGCTCAAGCTTTTCCAATAGTGCCCACATGTTACCGGTAGACGCATATCACGAATCGATGCAGGCGCTGGTCAGGGTCGCGCTGCAGGAAGACATCCGCGAGGGGGATATCACCTCGCTGGCCGCCTTGGAGCCAAACCCGGCCAGGGGCGGGATTATCGCCAAATCGGACGGCGTTCTCTCCGGAGTGGAGCCGGTCATGCTCGTATTTCGAACCGTGGACTCGGCCAACAAGGTGCGTTTCCTCCTGAACGACGGCGACAGGTTCTGCCCGGGGCAGACAGTGGCAGAGATCGACGGGTTCAATCAGACTATTCTTGCTTCCGAGCGAGTCGCCCTGAATTTCCTCGGGTGCCTTTCCGGAGTGGCCACCATGACGCGAGCGTTCGTCGAGAGAATCTCCGGTACTTCCTGCACGATTCTCGACACGCGGAAAACGACCCCGGGCT contains the following coding sequences:
- the ilvC gene encoding ketol-acid reductoisomerase — its product is MILPDKEKKRVVMVGYGSQGRALSLNLRDSGLSVTLGLRSGSKSRRRARQDRFASITTIGQAVRVADVVCMAFPDHLHGRVFSRDIEKNLRAGATLLFLHGMSVHFGLVKPPAACDVVLIAPHAPGVALREKFLTDRSVSAFYAVARNHSGKALRTVFGLADAIGIKRKRLLKTTFAAEAVGDIFGEQAVLCGGLSALIKNGFEVLVENGLPPEHAYLEVAYQLDLIVRLIKEHGIEGMLRRISATARYGSILAGPKLIDGAVRKRMTRLYREIESGTFARRLSTLEPDLMASIDKQLLALSHPDLEKAAKKFSR